In Arvicanthis niloticus isolate mArvNil1 chromosome 4, mArvNil1.pat.X, whole genome shotgun sequence, a single window of DNA contains:
- the LOC117707550 gene encoding TD and POZ domain-containing protein 1-like yields the protein MSGDLEATSWGSTHISVQKFCYEWTISNFSFCMGGIRNRITSPVFSLKANEEVNWCLRVYPNGVDEESKDYLSVFLVMLSHPESPVWAKFDFWIVNCQGEKFQCMKSPKVVSFLQHQQRGFKKFILQDPLLCNPNWLLPEDQLTLCCKVSIVGDFFSIPGQNMKPAIKDSRHRLKDDLGELWEKSLFTDCCLVVGGHEFRAHKAILAARSPVFRAMFEHEMKESLTNQVEIQDMDPQVFKEMMSFIYTGKMPQLHSYSMAIGVLAAADEYGLEGLMAMCEDALYRNLSVENAANTLILADLHSIEQLKAQALDFISVHASEVSETSGWKSMVESQPHLVAEAFHSLASAHCSFLEPKVLSGASQL from the coding sequence ATGTCAGGGGATCTGGAAGCCACGAGCTGGGGCTCCACACATATCAGTGTTCAGAAATTCTGCTATGAGTGGACCATTAgcaacttttcattttgcatgggGGGAATTAGGAACAGGATTACAAGCCCAGTGTTCTCATTAAAGGCCAATGAGGAAGTGAATTGGTGTTTGAGAGTATACCCAAATGGTGttgatgaagaaagcaaagattaccTGTCAGTTTTCCTGGTGATGCTCAGCCATCCAGAGAGCCCAGTTTGGGCAAAGTTCGACTTCTGGATCGTAAATTGCCAAGGAGAGAAATTTCAATGTATGAAGAGCCCCAAGGTTGTAAGCTTTCTGCAACACCAACAAAGGGGATTCAAAAAGTTTATCCTTCAAGATCCCCTCCTCTGCAATCCAAATTGgcttctccctgaagaccagctcaccctctgctgcAAGGTGAGCATAGTAGGAGATTTCTTTAGTATACCTGGACAGAACATGAAACCTGCAATCAAGGATTCAAGGCACAGGTTGAAAGATGACCTAGGAGAGCTGTGGGAGAAGTCCCTCTTCACAGACTGCTGCCTGGTGGTAGGTGGCCATGAATtcagggctcacaaggccatcctagcagctcgttctccagttttcagagccatgtttgaacatgaaatgaaggaAAGCCTAACGAATCAAGTTGAGATCCAAGACATGGATCCCCAAGTCTTCAAGGAGATGATGAGCTTCATTTACACTGGGAAGATGCCACAACTCCACAGCTACTCCATGGCCAttggtgtgctggcagctgctgacgAGTATGGTCTGGAGGGCTTGATGGCCATGTGTGAAGATGCCCTCTACAGGAATCTGTCTGTGGAGAATGCTGCAAAcactctcatcctggctgacctcCACAGCATAGAGCAACTGAAGGCTCAGGCCCTGGATTTCATTTCAGTCCatgcttctgaggtctctgagacctCAGGGTGGAAGTCAATGGTGGAGTCACAACCCCACTTGGTGGCTGAAGCGTTCCACTCCCTGGCTTCTGCACACTGTTCTTTCTTGGAGCCTAAAGTCCTCTCAGGAGCTAGCCAGCTATGA